The proteins below are encoded in one region of Paenisporosarcina cavernae:
- a CDS encoding adenylate/guanylate cyclase domain-containing protein, producing MTNIIELEQEQTIHLPLSSAWDLLTDSNHFNHVAGLFPVTFSDFQTDQSLHRQATAKALGFIPVKWREHAFTWVKNQWFEIERIYDKSPVDRAVWKVSLFPVNATSTSIRVNGHFTYKNALGKIALQKVIIPQLLGFFPYAEAVAEAFHSKKLRPQAKESLSYNAEVFHTREKKFRAYPVKRAHADTLLHHITNANDEDVLNMQPLKFAKTYGFDPTETVDFFLLATKAGVLQQKWSMMCPNCRVPKTQVTALKDVQNTVHCDLCGLDFDTDFDRSIQMQFDVHPAIRQAAGELYCLNGPMNSPHILAQHRIPAGTEQQVPLGNWQSSHRYRVLQHNHAVQVDAFGNETSRLTYGENGFAQHHVLPTDTLTISNTTNQEIVFVVEELVWDQDALTARDVTAMQLYRDLFATEVLAADQEIQVGNMTVLFTDLKSSTALYEKIGDALAYSDVRQHFSYLKEHISVNRGAIVKTIGDSVMAVFTDEHDALRASIAIHQSMEKLQQLVSEPIAIKIGFHSGPVIAVNANDILDYFGRTVNIASRVEQLSSGNDIVMTADTYEDVRDKLELVNGVRIEQFSQQVKGMSEALELVRVNI from the coding sequence ATGACAAACATAATCGAACTCGAACAAGAACAAACAATTCACCTCCCGCTGTCGAGTGCTTGGGATTTATTGACTGACTCCAATCATTTTAACCATGTCGCGGGATTATTCCCTGTGACATTTTCGGACTTTCAAACGGACCAATCGCTCCATCGCCAAGCGACCGCAAAAGCACTTGGCTTTATTCCGGTCAAATGGCGGGAGCATGCCTTCACGTGGGTCAAAAATCAGTGGTTTGAAATTGAACGAATTTACGATAAAAGCCCTGTTGATCGTGCGGTTTGGAAAGTTTCCCTCTTTCCAGTGAACGCCACCTCCACGTCCATTCGAGTAAATGGCCATTTCACGTATAAAAATGCGCTCGGAAAAATCGCGTTACAAAAAGTGATTATTCCGCAGCTTCTTGGATTTTTCCCCTATGCAGAAGCAGTTGCTGAGGCATTTCATTCCAAAAAACTTCGTCCTCAAGCGAAAGAAAGCCTTTCGTACAATGCAGAAGTCTTTCATACTCGCGAAAAGAAATTCCGCGCATATCCTGTGAAACGAGCGCACGCCGATACGCTACTTCACCATATTACAAACGCAAACGATGAAGATGTTCTCAACATGCAACCGTTAAAATTTGCGAAAACGTATGGGTTCGATCCGACGGAAACGGTCGACTTCTTTTTGCTGGCGACAAAAGCAGGTGTGCTACAGCAAAAGTGGAGCATGATGTGTCCTAATTGTCGCGTTCCTAAAACGCAAGTCACCGCGTTAAAAGACGTGCAAAACACCGTCCACTGCGACTTATGTGGACTGGATTTCGACACCGATTTTGATCGTTCTATTCAAATGCAATTTGACGTCCACCCGGCGATTCGACAAGCAGCAGGCGAACTTTACTGCCTAAATGGTCCGATGAACTCGCCGCACATCCTAGCGCAACACCGAATTCCCGCAGGAACAGAGCAACAAGTGCCGCTAGGGAACTGGCAATCGAGCCACCGCTACCGTGTCCTTCAGCACAATCATGCTGTGCAAGTGGATGCTTTTGGCAATGAAACATCTCGCCTCACATACGGAGAAAATGGCTTCGCTCAACATCACGTGCTCCCAACAGACACGCTCACTATTTCGAACACGACGAATCAGGAAATTGTCTTCGTCGTCGAAGAGCTCGTCTGGGATCAAGACGCACTTACAGCAAGAGACGTCACCGCGATGCAACTGTACCGGGATTTATTTGCCACGGAAGTATTAGCTGCCGATCAAGAAATTCAAGTGGGGAATATGACGGTTCTCTTCACTGATTTAAAATCATCAACTGCTCTATATGAAAAAATAGGCGACGCCCTCGCATACTCGGACGTGCGTCAACATTTCAGCTATTTAAAAGAACACATTAGCGTCAATCGCGGGGCAATCGTTAAAACAATTGGCGATTCCGTTATGGCTGTTTTCACCGACGAGCACGACGCACTTCGAGCGAGTATAGCGATCCATCAGTCAATGGAGAAGTTGCAACAACTCGTTTCAGAACCGATTGCGATTAAAATCGGTTTCCATTCTGGACCGGTCATTGCAGTCAATGCCAATGACATTCTCGACTACTTTGGTCGTACCGTTAATATCGCATCTCGCGTCGAACAACTGAGTAGCGGGAATGATATCGTCATGACTGCCGACACATATGAAGATGTGAGAGATAAGCTTGAGCTGGTAAATGGCGTGAGAATAGAACAATTTTCGCAGCAAGTAAAAGGCATGAGCGAAGCCTTAGAGCTTGTGCGCGTTAACATTTAG
- a CDS encoding DNA alkylation repair protein, with protein MTVDEVMAELEKLGTERTKKIYVGNGAKEPLFGVATGAMKPMKKIIGKNQSLAEELYATGNYDAMYFAGVIADPKAMTEEDFDRWINDAYFFMISDYIVAVTLSESPLGEAVSKKWIASGEELKMSAGWSCYCWMLGNRKDDTFSEETIAELLDQASSSIHTAPPRTQSAMSNFISTVGVSFKPLHEKAMEVAKEVGVVVMTRENKPNAELRPLETIDKAIEKGRIGFKRRYVRC; from the coding sequence ATGACAGTCGACGAAGTAATGGCAGAGCTTGAAAAGCTGGGCACGGAACGAACGAAGAAAATATATGTAGGCAACGGGGCAAAAGAGCCACTATTTGGTGTTGCGACAGGCGCGATGAAACCGATGAAAAAAATCATTGGAAAAAATCAGTCCCTCGCAGAAGAACTTTACGCAACGGGCAATTACGACGCAATGTATTTTGCTGGTGTTATAGCAGATCCCAAAGCAATGACAGAAGAGGACTTCGATCGTTGGATAAACGATGCTTATTTTTTCATGATTTCGGATTACATCGTTGCCGTTACATTATCAGAATCACCGTTAGGAGAAGCGGTCTCCAAAAAATGGATTGCTTCAGGCGAAGAATTGAAAATGTCCGCTGGTTGGAGTTGTTATTGTTGGATGCTTGGAAATCGAAAAGATGACACATTTTCAGAAGAAACGATAGCGGAACTGCTGGATCAAGCGTCGTCGTCCATTCATACTGCACCTCCGAGAACACAGTCAGCGATGAGTAATTTCATCTCCACAGTTGGTGTGTCCTTTAAACCACTTCATGAAAAAGCAATGGAAGTAGCAAAAGAAGTAGGAGTCGTTGTAATGACGCGCGAAAACAAACCGAACGCAGAGTTACGTCCACTTGAAACGATTGATAAAGCAATAGAAAAAGGAAGAATTGGATTTAAACGAAGATACGTCCGGTGCTAA
- a CDS encoding DegV family protein, which produces MVIILTDSSSDLPKDYIEKHHVHVVPLSVRVGEEEYSEGVDLSPPAFFEKMFATSELPKTSQPSPAKFAESFQQAAQQNEQLICLTISSKLSGTYQSALLGKEISNTDVEIIDTLGGSLAYGMLVMKAVQLANEGKSREEIVEALYTYRENMEIFILLDNLENVVKGGRLSKFSGSVAKLLNIKIILEGIQGEIVVKEKVRGSKKFLQRALERIQEKRDDFSDAVFGITHTGNVEEAEWLKNEINRRLHPKELYVNYMGATMGTYAGKGGLIVSFL; this is translated from the coding sequence ATGGTCATCATTTTAACGGATAGTTCGTCTGATTTACCGAAGGACTACATAGAAAAACATCACGTACACGTGGTTCCACTCTCCGTTCGAGTCGGTGAGGAGGAGTATTCAGAAGGAGTCGATTTATCTCCTCCTGCATTTTTTGAAAAAATGTTCGCTACGAGTGAACTCCCTAAAACGTCCCAACCTTCTCCTGCCAAATTTGCAGAGAGCTTTCAACAAGCTGCACAACAAAACGAGCAGTTAATCTGTTTAACGATATCTTCCAAACTCAGTGGCACGTACCAATCTGCCCTTTTAGGAAAAGAGATCTCCAATACAGATGTTGAAATAATCGATACGCTTGGTGGCTCACTAGCCTATGGCATGCTCGTGATGAAGGCGGTACAACTGGCGAATGAAGGAAAGAGTCGCGAAGAAATTGTTGAAGCACTTTATACATATAGGGAAAACATGGAAATTTTCATCTTGCTCGATAATCTGGAAAATGTGGTGAAAGGCGGAAGACTAAGTAAATTTTCGGGATCCGTCGCAAAATTATTGAACATCAAAATTATTTTAGAAGGAATTCAAGGAGAAATCGTCGTTAAAGAAAAAGTTCGAGGTTCCAAAAAATTTCTTCAGCGTGCGCTAGAACGAATCCAAGAAAAACGAGACGATTTTTCGGATGCGGTATTTGGAATTACTCACACGGGAAATGTGGAAGAAGCCGAATGGCTAAAGAATGAAATTAATCGACGACTTCACCCAAAAGAATTGTACGTGAATTACATGGGCGCAACGATGGGCACATATGCTGGTAAAGGTGGATTGATTGTTTCATTCCTGTAA
- a CDS encoding patatin-like phospholipase family protein, with product MFDSGLILEGGGMRGVYTAGVLEFFMEKECYFPYVIGVSAGACQGASYLSRQKGRNRSVTIDYLSHPDYISLKNLFFKKELFGMDLIFDHIPNNLVPFDFETFNVGKERFVIGTTDCYTGQAVYHDKNAESAEMLSIIRASSSLPFMAKPVEIAGQTLMDGGIADPIPLYKAKLDGVEKPVIVLTKQKGYRKKKSFLSKAYKLFYKEFPGLTNALETRWHRYNELLDTIERLEDEGKVFVIRPSNDFGVSRAERDITKLENFHQQGYEDARAVYEEMTMWLGAKNVVVTS from the coding sequence GTGTTTGATAGTGGACTTATATTAGAAGGCGGCGGTATGCGAGGGGTATACACAGCTGGCGTTTTGGAATTTTTCATGGAAAAGGAATGCTATTTTCCATATGTTATTGGGGTTTCAGCAGGAGCTTGCCAAGGAGCTTCATATCTATCCCGTCAAAAAGGGAGAAACCGTTCCGTTACCATTGATTATTTATCACACCCAGATTACATATCGCTGAAAAATCTTTTCTTTAAAAAAGAACTGTTTGGAATGGATTTAATCTTCGATCATATCCCTAATAACTTAGTGCCATTTGACTTTGAGACGTTTAATGTGGGCAAGGAAAGATTTGTCATCGGCACAACGGATTGCTATACAGGTCAAGCCGTTTACCACGACAAGAATGCCGAATCAGCAGAGATGTTATCCATTATCCGAGCTTCAAGCTCATTACCATTCATGGCAAAACCAGTGGAAATTGCCGGACAAACACTAATGGACGGTGGAATTGCAGATCCCATTCCTTTATATAAAGCGAAATTGGACGGCGTCGAAAAACCGGTGATTGTGTTGACGAAACAAAAAGGCTATCGCAAAAAGAAATCCTTTTTATCCAAAGCATATAAATTGTTCTACAAAGAATTTCCAGGCTTAACAAACGCTTTGGAAACAAGATGGCACCGTTACAACGAATTATTGGATACGATTGAACGCTTAGAAGACGAAGGTAAGGTGTTTGTCATCCGACCAAGTAACGACTTCGGTGTATCCAGAGCTGAACGAGATATCACAAAACTCGAAAATTTCCACCAGCAAGGATACGAAGACGCCCGTGCGGTGTATGAAGAAATGACGATGTGGTTAGGTGCAAAAAATGTTGTTGTGACTTCCTAA
- a CDS encoding cytidine deaminase, with product MITTKKLEEQDYELIRAAEKVIEDNYRYGRHHIGAAVRTTSGKVFAAVHLEANVGRIAVCGEAMALGKSISEGHPDFETIVAVAHPHPHEDIENCWVVAPCGMCRELISDYGQNTDVILKYQGEIVKCNVMELLPEKYGSELE from the coding sequence ATGATTACAACGAAAAAGTTAGAAGAACAAGATTATGAACTAATTCGCGCAGCGGAAAAAGTGATTGAAGATAATTACCGTTACGGGAGACACCATATTGGTGCAGCCGTAAGAACGACTTCAGGTAAAGTATTTGCAGCGGTTCATTTAGAAGCGAATGTTGGAAGAATTGCGGTATGCGGGGAAGCAATGGCACTTGGCAAGTCGATATCAGAAGGCCATCCGGATTTTGAAACGATTGTCGCTGTTGCACATCCTCATCCACATGAAGATATCGAAAACTGTTGGGTTGTTGCGCCTTGTGGCATGTGTCGAGAATTGATTAGCGATTATGGTCAAAATACAGACGTTATTTTGAAGTATCAAGGTGAAATCGTGAAATGCAATGTGATGGAGTTGCTTCCTGAGAAATACGGGAGTGAGTTGGAATAA
- a CDS encoding LURP-one-related/scramblase family protein: MKTFYMKEKVFSLSGKFTVIDESEQDVYSVQGSFMKIPKTFSIFDRSNTEVANITKKTFSWLPTFYVEVERQDVLTIKKEFSFLKSRYTISGVDIDVQGNWWDMDFEMIQNGEVIGRVSKEWFTWGDSYRVELLNEELEKVVIAIVVAIDCVKADEAAANSSIHMHT, encoded by the coding sequence TTGAAAACATTTTATATGAAAGAAAAAGTATTTAGTTTGAGTGGAAAATTTACCGTCATCGATGAATCCGAACAAGATGTATATAGCGTGCAAGGTAGCTTCATGAAAATCCCTAAAACGTTTTCGATTTTCGATCGATCTAACACGGAAGTTGCGAACATTACGAAAAAGACCTTCTCATGGCTTCCCACATTTTATGTAGAAGTAGAAAGGCAAGACGTCTTAACGATTAAAAAAGAATTCTCTTTCTTAAAATCTCGCTACACTATTTCCGGCGTGGATATCGACGTGCAAGGTAACTGGTGGGACATGGACTTCGAAATGATTCAAAATGGCGAAGTCATCGGCAGAGTGTCCAAAGAATGGTTCACTTGGGGAGACAGTTACCGAGTCGAACTCCTAAATGAAGAATTGGAGAAAGTCGTCATCGCAATCGTCGTGGCAATTGACTGTGTGAAAGCAGACGAAGCTGCAGCTAACTCCAGTATTCATATGCATACGTAA
- a CDS encoding NUDIX domain-containing protein, protein MPFTQFFGQEAPQDTPKIIRTGVRAIIREGEKILMMKSKRGDVKFPGGGVESGEEEIPALLREIKEETGFIDVSVKSYLGSIIQSKQDRKDPSSWYVQTSPYYEVELRSNKQVEPELTEKEIREGYHLVWMTIQEAIKLNETVEVDPNVNGYIERENWVLNYLIEKREL, encoded by the coding sequence GTGCCATTTACACAGTTTTTTGGACAAGAAGCACCGCAAGATACACCGAAAATAATTCGCACAGGGGTGCGAGCAATTATCCGCGAGGGAGAAAAAATTTTAATGATGAAATCGAAACGAGGAGACGTGAAATTTCCTGGAGGAGGAGTTGAATCAGGGGAAGAAGAAATACCTGCGCTTCTTCGGGAAATAAAAGAAGAAACTGGATTCATCGATGTAAGCGTCAAATCCTACTTAGGAAGTATCATCCAGTCAAAACAAGATCGAAAAGATCCATCCAGTTGGTATGTGCAAACCTCTCCATATTACGAAGTTGAACTACGCTCCAACAAACAAGTAGAACCAGAGCTAACGGAAAAAGAGATTCGAGAAGGTTATCACCTTGTTTGGATGACAATCCAAGAAGCAATTAAGTTAAATGAAACCGTGGAAGTGGATCCTAACGTGAATGGATATATAGAAAGAGAAAACTGGGTGTTGAATTATTTAATAGAGAAAAGAGAACTATAA
- a CDS encoding HNH endonuclease yields the protein MGWDLTAAESKDDYLTENDLWRHTQHFLMDASHTTSYKHVLMKALLESIAEITNSCELSFVQISRHVTKIYWNLVVTNNIRQLNSNSTISSVEKILYSFQEKYSIPSEWNFDQLIDKQQEELIKHINKVYKQYVFGSFYKSFNGSIFSFNKNEEWVRLNPPYVIFFERYKRILMNATNYQLALFLEKHNSHSVMTNLLRKLEFLSARQSLQEFKFLLQKQGTETCFYCHQGLVKSHVDHFIPWSYMQNDVLWNFVLACPRCNTSKGNKLADNNFLSRLIDRNNQWQDLMVTSNYSEEKLHRLYHFAESNGFATDWRPVN from the coding sequence ATGGGATGGGATTTGACAGCTGCCGAGTCTAAAGATGACTATTTGACGGAAAATGATTTGTGGAGACATACGCAACACTTTTTAATGGATGCATCACATACTACTTCCTATAAACATGTGTTGATGAAAGCTCTATTAGAGTCAATCGCCGAAATAACCAACTCATGCGAATTATCTTTTGTTCAAATTTCTCGTCACGTGACCAAAATATATTGGAACTTAGTCGTAACCAATAACATTCGTCAATTGAACTCTAATTCTACCATTAGTTCCGTGGAAAAAATCTTGTATTCTTTCCAAGAGAAATATTCAATTCCCTCTGAATGGAACTTTGATCAACTGATTGACAAACAACAAGAAGAATTAATCAAACACATCAACAAAGTGTATAAACAATACGTATTCGGATCTTTTTATAAATCATTTAATGGAAGTATTTTTTCCTTTAATAAAAATGAAGAATGGGTTCGATTAAATCCACCTTATGTAATCTTTTTTGAAAGGTATAAACGTATTTTAATGAATGCTACAAACTATCAACTTGCACTTTTTCTTGAGAAGCATAATTCGCACTCAGTGATGACAAACTTACTAAGAAAATTAGAATTCCTCTCAGCCCGCCAGTCCTTGCAGGAATTTAAGTTTTTACTTCAAAAACAAGGGACGGAGACGTGCTTCTATTGCCACCAAGGTTTAGTAAAATCTCACGTGGATCATTTTATCCCATGGTCCTATATGCAAAATGACGTGTTGTGGAATTTCGTTTTAGCCTGTCCAAGGTGCAACACAAGTAAAGGTAACAAGTTAGCAGATAATAATTTCTTGTCACGTTTAATTGACCGTAATAACCAATGGCAAGATTTAATGGTTACCTCTAATTATTCAGAAGAAAAGTTACATCGACTGTACCATTTTGCTGAAAGCAATGGGTTCGCGACGGATTGGCGACCTGTTAACTAA
- a CDS encoding nucleoside triphosphate pyrophosphohydrolase: MPTYNKLIRDRILEIIEANGATFTIEQLTPERHAEEIKKKLTEEVTEYQEAVAGKDAIEELADILELIYAALPIHGADYETLEKVRIAKKEKRGGFEKGHFLIEVSE; this comes from the coding sequence ATGCCAACCTACAACAAACTCATTCGAGATCGCATTTTAGAAATTATAGAAGCGAATGGAGCTACCTTTACAATAGAGCAACTAACTCCTGAACGTCATGCAGAAGAAATTAAAAAGAAATTAACAGAAGAAGTAACGGAATACCAAGAAGCCGTTGCGGGTAAAGATGCTATCGAAGAATTAGCAGACATTTTAGAACTGATTTACGCTGCCCTCCCCATACACGGAGCAGATTATGAAACATTAGAGAAAGTCCGAATTGCCAAAAAAGAAAAACGAGGGGGATTTGAAAAAGGGCATTTTTTAATAGAAGTATCCGAATAG
- a CDS encoding FtsX-like permease family protein, which produces MKLAWKEMKKGKSKFIILGSIIFLVSFLTLVISGLANGLSYDSAGLIKNLPSGQYYLSKEAEGNSAMSAIPSDMANEFMKENEEAMALSIQMGYVTTTADQQESVAFVTSTPFKHFPSVRAGEIVLDASLKEQGVHIGDTVVNEWSKKEFVVKDFVEGQTYSHTAVAFVNERDFAALFGKSERQMMFLPGDEAVAFSKELDVYSTSQFLQTIASYQSEQLSLNMIIGFLVVISGMLFGIFFYMMNVQKLSLYGILKAIGVKTSTLFTLIWTQMILTTTAALFLSILLSQLVSFMKPESLPYQLSLSTTLLLVGLFFLVGFLGATISGWQVKNVQPLQAIQQGEV; this is translated from the coding sequence ATGAAGTTAGCGTGGAAGGAAATGAAAAAAGGAAAGTCCAAATTTATCATTTTAGGATCCATCATTTTTTTAGTGAGTTTTTTAACGTTGGTGATTTCTGGACTGGCGAATGGCTTGTCTTACGATAGTGCAGGTTTAATTAAAAACTTGCCTTCTGGACAGTATTATTTGTCTAAAGAAGCGGAAGGGAATTCGGCGATGTCCGCTATTCCTAGCGATATGGCGAATGAATTTATGAAAGAGAATGAAGAGGCAATGGCACTGTCGATTCAAATGGGATATGTGACGACAACAGCGGATCAGCAAGAAAGTGTGGCATTTGTTACGTCGACCCCTTTTAAACACTTTCCAAGCGTTCGTGCCGGTGAAATAGTACTGGATGCTTCTTTAAAAGAACAAGGGGTTCATATTGGGGATACGGTTGTGAATGAATGGTCCAAGAAGGAATTTGTCGTGAAGGATTTTGTAGAAGGCCAAACGTATAGTCATACGGCGGTTGCGTTTGTTAACGAACGTGATTTTGCAGCACTTTTTGGGAAGAGCGAGCGACAAATGATGTTTCTTCCAGGAGATGAGGCTGTCGCTTTTTCGAAAGAACTAGACGTATATTCTACTTCTCAGTTTTTACAAACGATTGCGAGTTATCAATCCGAACAATTATCTCTTAACATGATCATCGGTTTTTTAGTGGTAATTAGCGGCATGCTTTTTGGCATCTTTTTTTACATGATGAATGTTCAAAAGTTGAGTTTATATGGAATTTTGAAAGCAATTGGTGTGAAAACGTCTACGTTATTTACATTAATCTGGACGCAAATGATTCTCACGACCACTGCTGCACTATTTCTCTCGATTTTACTAAGTCAACTTGTTTCGTTTATGAAACCTGAAAGTCTCCCGTACCAGTTATCGCTATCCACTACTCTTTTATTAGTGGGGTTGTTTTTTCTTGTCGGCTTTCTAGGGGCAACAATTTCTGGGTGGCAAGTGAAGAACGTGCAACCTTTACAAGCCATTCAACAAGGAGAGGTGTAA
- a CDS encoding ABC transporter ATP-binding protein produces MLELQSITKTFQSGNDKEMILKGIDVTIPYGEVTALVGASGSGKSTLLTIANGLQDASSGKVLYDGENLLDLSQEKLRAIRATEFGFVFQFSYLVPFLTVEEQLHLMLDVAESTLSKRARQAEVDNLLERVEMDHRKNAYPASLSGGEKQRVAIARALIHRPSILFADEPTASLDSKKSAHVMGLIQKLTKAMNIATLVVTHDEDMLAFADRIVTMKDGEIMAEE; encoded by the coding sequence ATGCTAGAGCTACAATCCATTACGAAAACGTTCCAATCGGGTAATGACAAGGAAATGATTCTGAAAGGAATCGATGTCACGATTCCTTACGGGGAAGTGACGGCGCTTGTTGGCGCATCGGGATCGGGTAAGAGTACGTTATTAACGATCGCAAACGGTTTACAAGATGCATCAAGTGGAAAGGTCTTGTATGACGGCGAAAATCTATTGGACCTTTCTCAAGAAAAACTAAGGGCGATTCGGGCAACCGAATTTGGCTTTGTTTTTCAATTTTCCTACTTAGTCCCGTTCTTAACGGTAGAGGAGCAACTTCACTTAATGTTAGATGTGGCAGAATCGACGTTATCGAAACGAGCACGACAAGCAGAAGTGGATAATCTGTTGGAGCGGGTAGAAATGGACCATCGAAAAAACGCCTATCCTGCCTCGTTATCTGGTGGGGAAAAACAGCGAGTGGCGATTGCACGAGCGTTGATCCACCGTCCTAGCATTCTCTTTGCTGATGAACCTACTGCAAGTTTAGACTCGAAGAAATCGGCTCATGTCATGGGTCTCATTCAAAAGTTAACGAAAGCGATGAATATTGCTACACTAGTGGTAACACACGATGAAGACATGTTGGCGTTTGCGGATCGCATTGTAACGATGAAAGACGGCGAAATTATGGCGGAAGAATAG
- a CDS encoding response regulator transcription factor — translation MGHILLVDDDQALLVFVQKQLESAGYIVRVASNGAAALSVLGKESFDLAIVDVMMPYVDGFELVRKIRETTSMPIILLTAKAALEDKEKGFRLGTDDYVVKPFEIKELLFRIQALLRRAGLEHAEASLVPIGKAIIDQQTFEVRIDSKTLLLPLKEFELLLYLASHVRRVCTRDELIDQVWGLDFSGDERTVDVHIKRLRQRFPEEESGFRIKTLRGVGYSLEVTER, via the coding sequence GTGGGGCACATTTTACTAGTAGATGATGATCAAGCGTTACTTGTATTTGTCCAAAAACAACTAGAATCGGCAGGGTACATTGTCCGTGTAGCATCGAACGGTGCTGCTGCTCTTTCTGTTCTTGGCAAAGAGTCGTTTGACCTTGCGATTGTCGATGTGATGATGCCTTACGTGGACGGCTTTGAATTGGTACGAAAAATACGAGAAACGACGTCGATGCCAATCATTTTATTAACCGCAAAAGCAGCACTTGAAGACAAGGAGAAAGGCTTTCGATTGGGGACAGACGATTATGTGGTAAAACCGTTTGAAATAAAGGAATTACTCTTTCGCATTCAAGCGTTACTGCGACGCGCGGGGTTGGAACATGCAGAAGCGAGCCTTGTTCCTATTGGAAAAGCGATCATTGACCAACAAACGTTTGAAGTGCGTATAGATTCCAAGACACTGTTGCTTCCCTTAAAAGAGTTCGAACTTCTTTTGTACCTTGCTTCTCATGTGAGACGCGTCTGTACGAGAGACGAGCTTATCGATCAAGTTTGGGGATTGGATTTCTCCGGAGACGAGCGAACAGTAGATGTACATATTAAACGATTGCGTCAACGATTCCCTGAAGAAGAGAGTGGCTTTCGAATCAAAACTCTGCGCGGAGTGGGTTACTCATTGGAGGTAACAGAAAGATGA